From Sporocytophaga myxococcoides, the proteins below share one genomic window:
- a CDS encoding efflux RND transporter permease subunit, with translation MKEFKVSSWSIDNKTSIYVLTIIITIAGIFTYLALPKEQFPEIVFPQMYVSTPYPGASPKDIENLITKPIEKEVKAIAGVKKVTSNSIQDYSSVIVEFKTDVDVTNALQKVKDAVDKAKTELPSDRQFEPEVIEIDVSQVPIMNVNVSGDIELDKLKKYADDLEDRIESIKGIRRVDIIGALEREIQINVDKMKMEAANVSMNDIRMAVASENVNLSGGLLKMDGMKRTITIKGEYEDPKDLKDLVIRSSSGAVIYLKDVAEVVDGYEEKESYARLDGKNVITLNVIKMGGENLIEVSDQINDLIKELKESKYPKSVNITVTGEQADQTRVTLHDLINTIIIGFILVTVILMFFMGTTNAIFVAMSVPLSMFIAFMVMDGAGFTLNMIVLFGFLLALGIVVDDAIVVIENTHRVFDNGKVPIKQAAKQAAGEVFLPVFSGTMTTLAPFVPLLFWPGVIGEFMYYLPITLIVTLLASLLVAYIINPVFAVDFMKPHEEANVHGQITKGFKITSVIFIALASIFYLSGLFGIGNLVVTFYLLFLLNKFVLTKVIKNFQEKTWPGVQNKYERLLRWALNKKNPQWLLLGTIGMFFFSIVVFSIRTPKVVFFPESEPNFIFSYISLPVGTDQAYTDSITKVVEKRVFNVIGENNPIVKSVISNVAVGAGDPNQPDLSVSPHKGKVTVAFVNFADRNGESSLTYLDKIREAVKGIPGAEITVEQEQGGPPTGKPINIEMSGDNYELLISESEKLIKYLENSGIEGIEKLKSDVQKNKPEIVIEVDRQKANAEGLSTGQIGMEIRNAVFGSEISKFRDFEDDYPIQLRYNYAQRNDIEGLMNSKITYRDMNMGGIVRQVPLSSVAKIRFTDTYGGINRKNEKRLVTVYSNILTGYNGNEVVGKITKSIKDFPRAEGISIDMTGEQEDQKETGAFLGFAGLAAIGLIFLILVTQFNSISKPVIILSEILFSTIGVFLGFSIFKMDMSVVMTGVGIVALGGIVVRNGILLVEFTHYLEEQGYTTKEAAILAGKTRMTPVLLTATATMLGLIPLAVGLNIDFVTLFTEFNPHIFFGGDSVAFWGPLSWTMIFGLIFATFLTLILVPVMYLLVDNLKVRIGYTKKHTDHIYTGEIIDISETEENKALLDK, from the coding sequence ATGAAAGAATTTAAAGTCAGTAGCTGGTCGATAGACAATAAAACCAGTATATATGTATTGACCATCATCATCACCATTGCAGGTATTTTTACTTATCTCGCTTTGCCTAAGGAACAATTCCCTGAAATTGTTTTTCCCCAGATGTATGTCAGCACTCCTTATCCTGGAGCATCTCCAAAGGATATAGAAAATCTTATCACCAAACCTATCGAAAAAGAGGTAAAGGCTATTGCCGGTGTGAAAAAGGTTACAAGTAACTCCATTCAGGATTATTCAAGTGTTATAGTTGAATTTAAAACCGACGTTGATGTTACTAATGCGTTGCAAAAGGTGAAAGACGCTGTAGATAAGGCAAAAACAGAATTGCCTTCTGACAGACAGTTTGAACCTGAAGTAATTGAAATAGATGTTTCTCAGGTACCTATCATGAACGTTAACGTTTCTGGTGATATCGAACTTGACAAGCTGAAAAAGTATGCTGATGACCTTGAAGACAGAATCGAATCTATTAAAGGTATCAGAAGAGTGGATATTATCGGAGCGCTGGAAAGAGAAATTCAGATAAATGTTGATAAGATGAAAATGGAAGCTGCGAATGTTTCCATGAATGATATCAGAATGGCTGTGGCTTCTGAAAACGTTAACCTTTCAGGAGGGCTCTTGAAAATGGATGGTATGAAACGTACCATTACAATTAAAGGTGAATATGAAGACCCCAAAGATCTTAAAGATTTGGTGATAAGATCTTCATCGGGAGCTGTCATTTATCTTAAAGATGTGGCTGAGGTAGTAGATGGTTACGAAGAAAAAGAAAGCTATGCACGTCTGGATGGAAAAAATGTAATTACGCTTAATGTAATTAAGATGGGTGGGGAGAACCTAATAGAGGTTTCTGATCAGATTAACGATCTTATCAAAGAACTGAAGGAAAGTAAATATCCTAAATCAGTTAACATCACAGTTACTGGTGAACAGGCTGATCAGACAAGGGTAACACTACACGATCTTATTAATACCATTATCATCGGATTTATACTGGTAACAGTGATTCTGATGTTTTTCATGGGAACAACCAATGCTATTTTCGTGGCTATGTCTGTTCCTTTGTCAATGTTTATTGCCTTTATGGTAATGGATGGCGCAGGGTTTACTCTGAATATGATTGTGCTTTTTGGTTTTCTTCTTGCGCTTGGCATTGTTGTGGATGACGCTATTGTGGTTATCGAAAATACACACAGGGTATTTGATAATGGTAAAGTGCCTATTAAACAGGCAGCCAAACAAGCCGCAGGTGAGGTTTTCCTTCCTGTGTTTTCAGGTACAATGACCACATTGGCTCCATTCGTTCCATTGCTTTTCTGGCCTGGAGTTATCGGAGAATTTATGTATTACCTTCCGATCACTTTGATAGTAACCCTTCTGGCGTCTCTGCTTGTAGCTTATATCATCAACCCAGTGTTTGCAGTAGACTTTATGAAGCCGCATGAAGAAGCAAATGTTCATGGGCAAATTACTAAAGGGTTTAAGATAACTTCTGTCATTTTTATTGCACTAGCATCAATATTCTACCTTTCTGGTTTATTCGGAATAGGGAATTTGGTCGTTACATTCTACCTGTTATTCCTGCTGAATAAATTTGTTCTGACAAAAGTTATTAAAAACTTCCAGGAAAAAACATGGCCTGGGGTCCAGAATAAATATGAAAGACTATTAAGATGGGCATTAAATAAAAAGAACCCACAGTGGCTTCTACTTGGAACAATAGGAATGTTTTTCTTCTCAATAGTTGTGTTTTCTATAAGAACTCCTAAAGTAGTGTTCTTCCCAGAAAGTGAGCCTAATTTTATTTTCTCTTATATCTCTCTACCTGTGGGTACAGATCAGGCATACACTGATTCAATTACTAAGGTAGTTGAAAAAAGAGTGTTTAATGTAATAGGGGAAAATAATCCGATAGTAAAGTCAGTTATCTCCAACGTAGCTGTTGGTGCCGGAGATCCAAATCAGCCAGATCTTAGCGTTTCTCCACACAAAGGAAAGGTGACGGTGGCTTTCGTAAATTTTGCGGACAGAAATGGAGAATCGTCTCTGACTTATCTAGATAAAATAAGGGAAGCAGTAAAAGGTATTCCTGGTGCTGAAATTACAGTGGAGCAGGAGCAGGGCGGACCTCCGACCGGCAAGCCTATTAACATTGAAATGAGTGGTGATAATTATGAACTACTTATTTCGGAGTCTGAAAAGCTTATCAAGTATCTTGAAAATTCAGGGATCGAAGGGATAGAGAAGCTTAAATCTGATGTTCAGAAAAACAAACCAGAGATTGTTATTGAGGTAGACAGACAAAAAGCAAATGCTGAAGGTCTTTCTACAGGACAAATTGGTATGGAAATCAGAAATGCTGTGTTTGGAAGCGAAATTTCTAAATTCAGGGATTTCGAAGATGATTATCCGATTCAGTTGAGATACAACTACGCTCAGAGAAATGATATCGAAGGTTTGATGAACTCAAAAATAACCTACAGGGATATGAATATGGGTGGTATAGTACGTCAGGTTCCCTTATCTTCTGTAGCTAAAATAAGATTCACTGATACCTATGGTGGTATCAATAGGAAAAATGAAAAGAGACTTGTAACTGTGTATTCAAACATCCTTACAGGTTATAACGGTAATGAAGTGGTTGGTAAGATTACCAAATCTATCAAGGATTTTCCAAGAGCTGAAGGTATATCTATAGATATGACAGGTGAGCAGGAAGATCAGAAAGAAACCGGTGCATTCCTCGGATTTGCAGGTCTGGCAGCGATAGGTCTGATATTTCTCATATTGGTAACTCAGTTCAACTCAATATCTAAACCGGTTATCATTCTAAGTGAAATACTATTCTCTACAATCGGTGTATTCTTAGGGTTCTCCATATTTAAAATGGACATGTCTGTTGTAATGACCGGAGTAGGTATAGTGGCATTGGGTGGTATAGTAGTAAGAAATGGTATTCTTCTTGTTGAGTTTACCCACTATCTGGAAGAACAGGGTTATACTACTAAAGAAGCAGCTATCCTGGCTGGTAAAACAAGGATGACTCCTGTATTGCTTACGGCAACTGCCACCATGTTGGGATTGATTCCTCTTGCTGTAGGTCTTAATATTGACTTTGTTACTTTATTTACGGAGTTTAACCCCCATATTTTCTTTGGAGGTGACAGTGTAGCGTTCTGGGGACCACTTTCATGGACTATGATCTTCGGATTGATCTTTGCTACTTTCCTGACTCTGATTTTGGTGCCGGTGATGTATCTTCTTGTAGACAATTTAAAAGTCAGAATAGGATATACGAAAAAACACACTGATCACATTTATACAGGGGAAATAATTGATATCTCAGAAACTGAAGAGAACAAAGCATTATTAGATAAATAG
- a CDS encoding efflux RND transporter periplasmic adaptor subunit — MKAGFFYISLAVAMFACKSANNLEKKEAELANYKKQYEELETKIASLEKEISLAGGKKKVVTKPVYVSIDTLEPGIFRHYVEVQGKVDTDKNITLVSKASGTIEKIYVQKGQYVKAGTLLASIDDAIVQKGIEEVNTQLAFATNVYEKQKRLWDQKIGSEIQYLSAKNNKESLEKRKESLIEQHQLTKIKSPIDGVVDEIFPNQGEVTAPGAPAFRVINSSAFKILAEIPESYVSKIRKGDEAILTFPDVEETAKTKVTVVSDVVNAINRSFQVELDAKGVKNLKANLIANVKIKDYEKTDVIIIPINVIQHSDQGDYVFIADKGVAVKKMITTGKTYRSSAEVLSGLNKGDKLITVGYQDIVDGQPVTF; from the coding sequence ATGAAAGCAGGATTTTTTTACATAAGCTTGGCAGTTGCAATGTTTGCCTGCAAGTCGGCAAACAATCTTGAGAAAAAAGAAGCTGAACTGGCTAATTATAAAAAACAATATGAGGAGTTGGAAACAAAGATAGCTTCTTTGGAAAAAGAAATTTCTCTAGCTGGTGGGAAAAAGAAAGTAGTGACTAAACCTGTTTATGTTTCAATAGATACTCTGGAACCAGGCATTTTCAGACACTATGTTGAGGTACAGGGCAAAGTTGATACAGATAAAAATATCACACTCGTTTCCAAAGCAAGCGGAACTATTGAAAAAATCTATGTACAGAAAGGCCAGTATGTAAAAGCTGGAACTCTTCTGGCTTCTATTGATGATGCTATAGTTCAAAAAGGAATTGAAGAAGTAAATACTCAGCTTGCTTTTGCTACCAATGTTTATGAAAAACAAAAGAGACTTTGGGATCAAAAGATAGGTTCTGAAATTCAGTATTTATCTGCTAAAAACAATAAGGAGTCCCTGGAGAAAAGAAAAGAATCTTTAATCGAACAACATCAATTGACTAAAATTAAATCTCCTATTGATGGAGTTGTCGATGAGATTTTCCCTAACCAGGGTGAAGTTACAGCTCCTGGGGCACCTGCTTTCAGAGTTATTAATTCAAGTGCATTCAAGATTTTAGCTGAAATACCTGAATCTTATGTATCTAAAATAAGAAAGGGTGATGAAGCAATTCTTACGTTCCCGGATGTGGAAGAAACTGCAAAAACTAAAGTAACTGTAGTAAGTGACGTTGTCAATGCAATAAACAGAAGTTTCCAGGTTGAACTGGATGCTAAAGGTGTTAAAAATCTTAAGGCTAATCTTATCGCTAATGTAAAGATTAAAGATTATGAGAAAACTGATGTGATCATTATTCCTATAAATGTGATTCAGCATTCAGATCAGGGTGACTATGTATTCATTGCAGACAAAGGTGTTGCTGTGAAAAAAATGATTACTACAGGTAAAACATACCGCAGCAGCGCTGAGGTTTTATCAGGCTTGAACAAAGGTGATAAACTTATTACTGTTGGTTATCAGGATATCGTAGATGGTCAGCCTGTAACATTTTAA
- a CDS encoding TolC family protein, whose product MKTRYIFLLTLLCSVTRVFAQTDSSYTLKQCIDYALEHQATYLNTTLDAEIAKARVGEIQAIGLPQINGTVSMIENSKLRNMFFAKSNPFASSFGTAGGEVSGDVLVAKNLFQLPSSGDAGATISQLLFDGSYFVGLKAAKAYQSLAQKTIQQSKIQTVDNVTKAYYLVLITQERINRLNSSIATLDSTVRQSRQMYENGFIEKIDLDRLEVSLNNLLSDKSKFDSGLDISKMLLKFQMGMPIEEPIRAADTLALNSSESLLLKGTKANYNERIEYALLENQKILQNLDLKNVKAGYYPSISAFATGGYTRQDVKFVNLFQYKWYSYALLGVNMNVPIFDGFGRHYRGQQKKLELRKTENAILALKNTIDMQVRQSEITVNNAIRTLEVQQKNMDLATNVARVVKIKYAEGVGTNIEVTNAEDALRDAQTNYYNALYDLLVAQLDYKKALGTLATE is encoded by the coding sequence ATGAAAACAAGGTATATTTTTCTACTTACTTTGCTCTGCAGCGTAACAAGAGTATTTGCGCAAACAGACAGCAGTTATACACTCAAACAATGTATAGATTATGCATTGGAACATCAGGCTACATATCTGAACACTACTCTGGATGCAGAGATAGCAAAGGCAAGGGTTGGAGAAATCCAGGCAATTGGTTTACCTCAAATCAACGGTACTGTATCGATGATTGAGAATTCGAAACTGCGTAATATGTTTTTTGCTAAATCGAATCCTTTTGCTTCATCCTTTGGAACAGCCGGCGGTGAGGTGAGTGGAGATGTTTTGGTTGCAAAAAACCTTTTCCAGTTGCCCAGCTCGGGAGATGCAGGTGCAACTATTAGTCAGCTGTTGTTTGACGGTTCTTATTTTGTTGGTTTAAAAGCAGCAAAAGCATATCAGAGCCTGGCTCAAAAGACCATCCAACAATCTAAAATCCAGACAGTGGATAATGTGACGAAGGCTTATTATCTGGTGTTGATTACTCAGGAAAGGATCAACAGACTGAATAGCAGCATTGCCACACTGGATTCAACTGTTCGTCAATCCAGGCAAATGTATGAAAATGGATTTATTGAGAAGATAGATCTGGATCGACTTGAAGTAAGTCTTAATAATTTACTTTCCGATAAATCGAAGTTTGATTCTGGTTTAGACATCAGTAAAATGCTTTTAAAGTTCCAAATGGGAATGCCTATTGAGGAGCCTATTCGTGCAGCAGATACACTTGCTTTAAATAGTTCCGAAAGTTTACTGCTAAAGGGAACTAAAGCTAATTACAATGAAAGAATCGAATATGCTTTATTGGAAAATCAGAAAATTTTGCAGAATCTGGATCTAAAAAATGTAAAAGCGGGTTACTATCCAAGTATTTCTGCTTTTGCTACAGGTGGCTATACCAGGCAAGATGTCAAGTTTGTAAATCTTTTTCAGTACAAATGGTATTCGTATGCTCTTTTAGGTGTAAATATGAATGTCCCTATTTTTGATGGCTTTGGAAGGCATTATAGGGGGCAACAAAAGAAGCTGGAATTGAGAAAGACAGAAAATGCTATACTTGCATTGAAAAATACAATAGATATGCAGGTTAGGCAGAGTGAAATTACTGTAAACAATGCGATCAGGACCCTTGAAGTGCAACAGAAAAATATGGATTTAGCAACTAATGTTGCTAGGGTAGTTAAAATCAAGTATGCTGAGGGGGTAGGAACAAACATTGAAGTTACAAATGCTGAGGATGCTCTCAGAGATGCGCAGACCAATTACTACAATGCATTATATGATTTGTTAGTAGCACAACTTGATTATAAAAAAGCTTTAGGAACATTAGCAACTGAATAA